The following are encoded in a window of Ogataea parapolymorpha DL-1 chromosome VII, whole genome shotgun sequence genomic DNA:
- a CDS encoding Uracil phosphoribosyltransferase, with translation MSQYENVIMLPQTNQLKCLYTIIRDRNTRRGDFIFYSDRIIRLLVEEGLNQLPVESCQIQTPLGVAYDGHKFQGKICGVSIIRAGESMEQGLRDCCRSVRLGKILIQRDEETATPKLFYVKLPEDIPERYVFLLDPLLATGGSASMAVDVLLEKGVKEERILFLNVLASPEGIEVFKKKFPKIKVITGMIDQALDEKKFVVPGLGDFGDRYYCI, from the coding sequence ATGTCGCAATACGAAAATGTCATCATGCTTCCACAGACCAACCAGCTGAAATGTCTCTACACGATCATTCGAGACAGAAATACCCGTAGAGGAGATTTTATCTTTTACTCTGACAGAATCATCCGACTTTTGGTGGAAGAAGGTCTTAATCAGCTGCCGGTCGAGTCCTGCCAAATTCAGACTCCTTTGGGAGTTGCCTACGATGGGCACAAGTTCCAAGGTAAGATCTGTGGTGTTTCCATTATCAGAGCTGGTGAGAGCATGGAGCAGGGTCTTAGAGACTGCTGTCGGTCTGTGAGATTGGGCAAGATTTTGATTCAGAGGGACGAGGAAACGGCCACTCCAAAACTTTTCTACGTcaagcttccagaagacaTTCCAGAGAGATATGTGTTTTTGCTGGACCCGCTGCTTGCCACAGGTGGCTCTGCGTCAATGGCCGTGGACGTGTTGTTAGAGAAAGGTGTGAAAGAAGAACGGATCTTGTTTCTGAACGTGCTGGCAAGTCCAGAGGGAATCGAAgtgttcaagaagaagttCCCGAAAATCAAGGTCATCACCGGAATGATCGACCAGGCTCTGGACGAGAAGAAGTTTGTGGTTCCTGGTCTGGGAGACTTTGGCGATAGATATTACTGTATCTGA
- a CDS encoding Protein HOL1, translating to MDQYSDKYHPDFVPGTINILVHQIDHGRVTVADQSSTVKTTKDGIVLHPQPSDSPNDPLNWGFWTKAYQFALLAFITGFTAATSNDAGSTQDSLNELYGISYDSMNTGAGVLFASIGLTTVFLGPASSLYGRKISYVICIVLGLVGAVWFALSKNTSDTIWSQLFVGASEACAEAQVQLSLSDMYFSHQLGGVLTVYILATSVGTYLGPLIAGFVVQYTTFRWVGWIAVIISGVLLAVMFLTQYETYFDRHRYIGQIDSSEKRDKLDEKIADSHSGDRSDVIEVAGVYGTGAGEPRLPYWKRVQLITPSASLVGLGAKQYLQRLVLMLRVFWFPPVLLSGLLWGLQDAFLTFYLTTEDDLYYDEPWSYSDTGVALMNLPCVIGALIGCLYAGYFSDWFVIWKAKRNGGIQEAEFRLWFLFPAAIISPLGLLLFGLGTDRLWSWKITYTVGLGFIGFGFATAGDIAMGYLMDAYPEMILEGMLGVAFINNMIGCIFTFACSPLIAALGTVRTYIMLAIIDFGTFAFIIPFLLYGKQMRRWTKKYYLSYVELRDAERN from the coding sequence ATGGACCAGTACAGCGACAAGTACCATCCGGACTTTGTCCCGGGCACGATCAACATCTTAGTCCACCAGATAGACCACGGCCGGGTCACTGTGGCGGACCAGTCGTCCACTGTCAAGACAACCAAGGACGGCATTGTTCTGCATCCACAGCCGTCAGACTCGCCCAACGACCCGCTCAACTGGGGGTTCTGGACCAAGGCGTACCAGTTTGCGCTTTTGGCGTTTATCACTGGTTTCACGGCGGCCACGTCGAACGACGCTGGCTCGACGCAGGACTCTCTGAACGAGCTGTACGGCATTTCGTACGACTCGATGAACACCGGTGCTGGTGTGCTgtttgcgtcgatcggGTTGACCACCGTCTTTCTAGGGCCCGCCTCGTCGCTCTACGGCCGCAAAATCAGCTACGTGATCTGTATAGTGCTCGGTCTCGTTGGCGCGGTGTGGTTTGCtctgtccaaaaacaccagcGACACCATCTGGTCGCAACTGTTTGTTGGGGCGTCTGAGGCCTGCGCAGAGGCCCAGGTGCAGCTCTCGCTGTCGGACATGTATTTTTCGCACCAGCTCGGTGGTGTCCTGACCGTCTACATCCTGGCTACCTCTGTCGGGACGTATCTTGGACCCTTGATTGCTGGTTTTGTTGTCCAATATACCACGTTCCGGTGGGTGGGCTGGATCGCTGTGATCATCTCGggcgtgctgctggcagTGATGTTTCTGACCCAGTACGAAACGTATTTCGACAGACACCGCTACATAGGGCAGATCGACTCGAGCGAGAAACGCGACAAACTGGACGAAAAAATTGCCGACTCGCACTCTGGCGACCGCTCCGACGTAATCGAGGTGGCCGGTGTGTACGGCACAGGCGCGGGCGAGCCGCGGCTGCCGTACTGGAAACGCGTGCAGCTGATCACGCCGTCGGCATCGCTTGTCGGGCTCGGCGCCAAGCAGTACCTGCAGCGGCTCGTGCTCATGCTGCGAGTGTTCTGGTTCCCGCCCGTGCTGCTGTCGGGGCTGCTTTGGGGGCTGCAGGACGCTTTTCTCACGTTCTACCTCACCACGGAGGACGATCTGTACTACGACGAGCCGTGGAGCTACTCCGATACCGGCGTTGCGCTGATGAATCTGCCATGCGTTATCGGAGCGCTGATCGGGTGTCTGTACGCGGGCTACTTCTCTGACTGGTTTGTGATCTGGAAGGCCAAACGCAACGGCGGAATTCAGGAGGCCGAGTTCCGGCTCTGGTTTTTGTTCCCGGCAGCCATTATCTCGCCGCTCggcctgctgctcttcGGCCTCGGCACAGACAGActctggagctggaagatCACCTACACCGTCGGACTGGGCTTCATCGGGTTCGGTTTCGCCACGGCTGGCGACATCGCCATGGGATATCTCATGGACGCGTACCCAGAAATGATTCTCGAGGGCATGTTGGGCGTGGcgttcatcaacaacatgATCGGGTGCATTTTCACGTTTGCGTGCTCGCCGCTGATTGCCGCGCTCGGCACGGTCCGCACGTACATTATGCTGGCCATCATCGACTTCGGCACGTTCGCATTCATCATCCCGTTCCTGCTGTACGGAAAACAAATGAGACGCTGGACAAAGAAGTACTACCTCAGCTACGTGGAGCTGCGCGACGCAGAAAGAAACTAG
- a CDS encoding putative aldehyde dehydrogenase-like protein encodes MSLFQEIELPTGHKYQQPLGLFINNEWVATDTTLETINPATEQVITKVYAAGEKEVDATVAAARGVYQSWLQVPGEERALKMLKLADILEQNAELVAAVEALDSGKPLHSNARADIDGVVEYLRYCAGWADKIHGKTIPLSNNRLAITRRYPLVVGQIVPWNYPLSMSGWKFCPALACGCPLVIKSSELTPLSLLLFAQYVKEAGFPPGVFNVLSGLGSVAGQRLAEHPDLDKVAFTGSTATGAKVMQSAAANLKNVSLECGGKSPLVVFDDADLEQAAKWASFGVMYNSGQNCTANSRVLVQDTVYERFLELFKKQILEDWKVGDPFDENATLGPVISKAQYDKIQRYIESGKKEGARLVLGNEPTGQSTGYFIPPTVFADCNQNMTIVREEIFGPVVAVAKFSSEQEAVKNANDTIYGLAAMVFSKDFHRAHRVAEQLEAGSVYINSSNDESCRVPFGGFKMSGIGRELGESGIDLYTQSKSIYLNIGNKL; translated from the coding sequence ATGTCGTTATTCCAGGAGATCGAACTGCCGACTGGCCACAAATACCAACAACCTCTGGGGCTCTTCATCAACAATGAGTGGGTTGCCACAGACACCACCCTCGAAACCATCAATCCGGCCACCGAACAGGTCATCACCAAAGTGTACGCTGCCGGCGAGAAAGAGGTCGACGCGACCGTCGCTGCCGCCAGAGGCGTCTACCAGAGCTGGCTGCAGGTGCCGGGCGAGGAGCGGGCGCTCAAGATGCTGAAACTCGCCGATATCCTCGAGCAAAACGCGGAGCTGGTCGCCGCTGTCGAGGCATTGGACTCGGGCAAGCCGCTGCACAGCAACGCCCGTGCAGACATCGACGGCGTGGTGGAGTATCTGCGGTACTGTGCCGGCTGGGCCGACAAGATCCACGGCAAGACAATCCCCCTCAGCAACAACCGACTCGCCATCACCAGAAGGTACCCATTGGTGGTGGGCCAGATCGTGCCGTGGAACTATCCGCTCTCGATGTCtggctggaaattctgtCCAGCATTGGCGTGCGGGTGTCCATTGGTGATCAAGTCGAGCGAGCTGACGCCGCTGtcgttgctgctgtttgctCAGTACGTCAAAGAGGCCGGATTTCCGCCAGGCGTGTTCAACGTGCTTTCCGGGCTGGGCTCTGTTGCCGGCCAAAGACTTGCCGAGCACCCGGACCTGGACAAGGTGGCGTTCACGGGATCGACAGCCACGGGCGCCAAGGTGATGCAGAGCGCGGCAGCGAACCTCAAGAACGTGTCGCTCGAGTGTGGCGGCAAGTCGCCGCTCGTGGTGTTCGACGATGCCGACCTTGAGCAAGCGGCCAAGTGGGCCTCGTTTGGCGTCATGTACAACTCGGGCCAGAACTGCACGGCCAACTCGCGCGTGCTTGTCCAGGACACTGTGTACGAGCggtttttggagctgttcaagaagCAGATCCTCGAGGACTGGAAAGTCGGCGACCCGTTCGACGAAAACGCCACACTGGGGCCTGTGATTTCCAAGGCCCAGTACGACAAAATCCAGCGGTACATTGAGTCGGGCAAGAAAGAAGGCGCGAGACTCGTCCTGGGCAACGAGCCGACCGGCCAGAGCACGGGCTATTTTATTCCGCCAACAGTGTTTGCCGACTGCAACCAGAACATGACTATTGTCAGAGAAGAGATTTTCGGGCCGGTCGTGGCGGTGGCCAAGTTCTCGTCTGAACAGGAGGCCGTCAAAAACGCCAACGACACAATCTACGGTCTCGCTGCGATGGTGTTCTCCAAAGATTTCCACAGAGCACATCGCGTGgccgagcagctcgaggcTGGCTCCGTGTACATCAACTCGTCAAACGACGAGAGCTGCAGGGTGCCGTTTGGCGGGTTCAAGATGTCCGGTATCGGCAGAGAGCTCGGCGAAAGCGGCATCGACCTCTACACGCAGTCCAAGAGCATCTACTTGAACATTGGCAACAAGCTGTAG
- a CDS encoding putative reductase 1, which produces MASICTKTQKLNTGASIPSVALGCWQSSPEDTYTSVLAALKAGYRHIDTAHVYRNEADVGRAIKDSGVPRESLFITTKLWNTNHRDPLAALNGSLERLGMDYVDLYLVHWPVPFVKPSPDAKDQWFPKDPNNPEKFHNDKDWDFVKTWELVQQLPKDKARAVGVSNMSKTNLEKLLAAPTTKVVPAANQVEMHPFYPRHQLLEYCKQKGIVVEAYSPLGSAGSPLLKDEDIIALADKKGISPACLLISWALHRDTVVLPKSVTPSRIEANIKVVDLDDETADAISALYKTKGRRILNADWGVPVYNDEEDNF; this is translated from the coding sequence ATGGCTTCTATTTGCACAAAGACTCAAAAGCTCAACACTGGCGCCTCAATCCCTTCAGTTGCCCTTGGATGCTGGCAATCGTCTCCGGAGGACACATACACTTCTGTTTTGGCCGCATTAAAGGCAGGCTACAGACATATCGACACAGCTCATGTGTACCGCAACGAGGCGGACGTGGGCAGAGCCATCAAAGATTCGGGGGTTCCTAGAGAATCGCTGTTTATCACTACCAAGCTCTGGAACACCAACCACAGAGACCCATTGGCTGCTCTGAATGGCTCGTTGGAGAGACTAGGCATGGATTACGTCGACCTGTACCTGGTGCACTGGCCTGTTCCCTTTGTTAAACCTTCGCCAGACGCCAAGGATCAATGGTTCCCGAAGGATCCTAACAATCCAGAAAAGTTCCACAACGACAAAGATTGGGACTTCGTCAAGACGTGGGAACTGGTGCAACAGCTGCCTAAGGACAAGGCCCGGGCCGTGGGCGTGTCCAACATGTCCAAGACaaatttggagaagttgCTGGCTGCGCCAACCACCAAGGTCGTTCCTGCAGCCAACCAGGTTGAAATGCACCCATTTTACCCGcgccaccagctgctcgagtACTGCAAGCAGAAAGGCATTGTTGTGGAGGCGTACTCGCCGCTGGGCAGTGCTGGGTCGCCGCTACTtaaggacgaggacattATTGCACTCGCCGACAAGAAGGGCATTTCTCCAGCCTGTCTGCTTATCTCGTGGGCACTACACAGAGACACTGTcgtgctgccaaagagcGTGACTCCGTCGCGGATCGAGGCCAACATCAAGGTCGTCGACCTCGATGACGAGACCGCCGACGCCATCTCGGCACTCTACAAGACCAAGGGTAGAAGAATTCTCAACGCAGACTGGGGTGTTCCCGTctacaacgacgaggaagacaACTTTTAG
- a CDS encoding Forkhead protein sep1, with product MKQELLPPATIISPINKSFELKTPPHSVVRDGPVKSHDTRSTLRTNGLLSPEFSSPQVTRGADDDDFDDDDYEEPGYSRKRKLHSSPPPPPKFAQPEGAAKSRAANKTRRLKGPQNIEIPDPEDMPPVIFDSHEKPPFSYASLIGMAILRAPGRKLTLSQIYQWISDNFKYYKKGEVGWQNSIRHNLSLNKSFAKTEKSKDGKGHFWKIVDGYEYQFCHIKNFEKMMAAGKLKRSRDSQPQPAAKSLSYTPQTSHRHPQSPELPLKRANTDPYHLDFDRQHPAGLLGSIPELAAPSSSWKASATGEHIVFKETQMSPEQSFLQESPGGPIFAARSLPFTSSFSCKSTLELSPIKSGETGPLLEPLTPKQNSSLNTLQKSQYQYDQLLLSKFRSPTSVLKTPNLSATKKLWTSPSYLDDFYTSPSAGRGAEEDTVYGSPLGPVKKRKTGSSSRYSANEIFGIDICKIHHDD from the coding sequence ATGAAACAGGAGCTTTTGCCGCCAGCAACGATCATCAGTCCCATCAACAAGTCCTTCGAGCTGAAAACGCCTCCGCACTCGGTTGTCAGGGACGGCCCCGTCAAATCGCATGACACGCGCTCCACCCTCCGTACAAACGGCCTGCTATCGCCAGAGTTTTCGTCGCCACAAGTGACCCGCGGCGCcgatgacgacgatttcgacgacgacgactacGAGGAGCCTGGCTACTCCAGAAAACGCAAGCTGCACTCGTCtccgccgccgccgccCAAGTTTGCCCAGCCCGAGGGTGCTGCAAAAAGCCGCGCCGCAAACAAGACCAGACGGCTCAAGGGCCCGCAGAACATCGAGATACCCGACCCAGAAGACATGCCGCCTGTGATCTTCGACTCTCACGAGAAACCGCCGTTTTCGTACGCCTCACTGATAGGCATGGCCATTCTGCGCGCGCCGGGACGCAAACTCACGTTGTCGCAAATATACCAGTGGATTTCGGATAACTTCAAGTACTACAAAAAGGGCGAGGTGGGCTGGCAGAACTCCATCCGCCACAACCtctcgctcaacaagtcGTTCGCCAAGACGGAAAAGTCCAAGGACGGCAAGGGCCACTTCTGGAAAATTGTGGACGGGTACGAGTACCAGTTTTGCCACATCAAGAATTTCGAGAAAATGATGGCTGCCGGGAAACTCAAGCGCTCCAGAGACTCCCAGCCGCAGCCAGCCGCCAAGTCGCTATCGTACACGCCGCAGACGTCGCACCGTCACCCGCAGTCGCCCGAGCTGCCGCTCAAACGGGCCAACACCGACCCGTACCATCTGGACTTCGACCGACAACACCCCGCTGGTCTTCTGGGCTCCATTCCGGAGCTCGCGGCCCCGTCGTCCTCTTGGAAGGCCTCGGCAACGGGCGAGCATATTGTCTTCAAAGAAACTCAAATGTCTCCCGAACAGTCTTTTTTGCAGGAGTCACCCGGTGGGCCTATTTTCGCGGCTCGCTCGCTGCCGTTCacgtcctcgttcagctgTAAGTCTACGCTCGAGCTGTCGCCAATCAAGTCCGGCGAAACAGGACCCTTACTCGAACCGCTCACGCCCAAACAGAACAGCTCACTCAACACGTTGCAGAAGTCGCAATACCAAtacgaccagctgctgctgtcgaaGTTTCGGTCGCCCACGAGCGTGCTCAAGACGCCCAACCTGTCGGCCACCAAGAAACTGTGGACCTCGCCGTCGTATCTCGACGATTTCTACACCTCGCCCAGCGCCGGCCGCGGAGCAGAGGAGGACACCGTGTACGGCTCGCCTTTGGGGCCGGTCAAAAAACGCAAGACCGGCTCCTCTTCGCGGTACTCTGCAAACGAGATCTTTGGCATCGACATTTGCAAGATCCACCATGACGATTGA
- a CDS encoding Actin-2, which translates to MESIYNQPIVIDNGSGTIRAGFAGDEKPKINHSNLVGRPKYNKIMPSAISQTDTFIGSRAQQLRGLLKLKYPLSNGIVDDWEALELVWSDVVQQLEAKTDQHPLLVSEQPLNPSKNRDQLAELVFETFNFPALYVAMPAVLSLYSSGRTTGTVLDSGDGVTTVVPIYEGFSIPGTIKRLNFGGRDITRLVQSELMKNGYFLSTSSEFELVRSLKERLCHVNPKPADQHAKGPAVGEECKEFPLPDGKMVRVAGQTLWQSTELYFQPEKFGVEEVPVHQAVVNSVRKTNYDLRPRLFENIILAGGSTMFRNYGVRLLEEMKLEDPDLQLKIYASPERRASCFVGGSILASLSVFKQMWVSKAEYEENPQLVHQNSEKR; encoded by the coding sequence ATGGAGTCCATCTACAACCAGCCGATTGTCATAGACAACGGTTCTGGGACGATCCGTGCTGGCTTTGCGGGTGACGAGAAGCCGAAGATCAACCATTCGAACCTCGTCGGCCGCCCTAAGTACAACAAGATCATGCCATCGGCCATCTCGCAGACAGACACATTTATAGGGTCGCGCGCACAGCAGCTTCGCGGgcttttgaagctgaaaTACCCGCTGTCCAACGGCATTGTCGATGACTGGGAGGCTCTCGAGCTAGTGTGGAGCGACGTGGTGCAGCAATTGGAGGCCAAGACCGACCAGCATCCGCTTTTGGTGAGCGAGCAGCCTTTGAACCCTAGCAAGAATAGAGACCAGCTGGCGgagcttgttttcgagACGTTCAATTTTCCTGCGCTGTACGTGGCTATGCCGGCGGTTTTGTCGCTGTACTCCTCGGGAAGGACCACGGGGACGGTGCTGGACTCTGGCGATGGAGTCACCACGGTGGTGCCAATCTACGAGGGGTTTTCGATTCCGGGCACTATCAAACGCCTAAATTTTGGTGGAAGAGACATCACACGGCTTGTACAGAGCGAACTGATGAAGAACGGATACTTTCTATCGACGTCGTccgagtttgagctcgtgcGAAGTCTGAAAGAACGGCTGTGTCACGTGAACCCGAAACCGGCGGATCAGCACGCCAAGGGGCCTGCTGTTGGCGAGGAGTGCAAGGAGTTCCCGCTGCCGGACGGCAAGATGGTGCGGGTTGCCGGACAGACGCTGTGGCAGTCAACGGAGCTGTACTTCCAGCCGGAGAAGTTTGGCGTCGAGGAGGTGCCGGTGCACCAGGCAGTGGTGAACTCTGTGCGGAAGACCAACTACGACCTGCGGCCGCGGCTTTTTGAAAACATCATTCTGGCGGGTGGATCGACAATGTTCAGGAACTACGGCGtgcggctgctggaggagatgaaGCTCGAGGACCCTGACTTGCAGCTGAAAATATACGCGTCGCCGGAACGACGCGCAAGTTGTTTCGTCGGCgggtcgattttggcgaGTCTGAGCGTGTTCAAGCAAATGTGGGTGTCGAAGGCCGAGTACGAGGAGAATCCGCAGCTGGTGCACCAAAACAGCGAAAAACGATAG
- a CDS encoding Nucleoporin NUP85: MSLLKPNGGTQLAEPEDLDFEIEIDPQTQLPITKLPYDDAPIAKSDLSWLKNGRTLQFSLDKAHDNGMLFLASRDENKMEPLNDRERKLYPFGIPSNIDTSEEYVKFLTKTYRTFEPLLTNQAYKHFSDDDEDMTFGVLSKIEENRKDKKQTLQSIITAMVENLKSLISIKSKLDPNFEETFIFNYEEILNVLNLLNAVHFSNKEERIALLSVWINRADIQPDDELFEEVMSFEHPYKNFLFWSTYMKKLLLRGFFKEALEALDKSNWTDLKHEDANLFNVLTDFKNLLESYDMLRFSVDSKEFLIWKQMMVELRERVKSLSFSEAGLASEVSELITIMSGSSNSILEASSTWYEALYAHYLYQLPSMELLDEYLQVSIDKYPPETTQSWETMCIELLQGKFLSVISSIELLDKSIATFVVVLMASAGLLKGYLSVVSFTEASLISTIDQMLEDLSFSYLTHRQLFPIGVGILILINNSNSREIVSELLPRYHITSNDDLEWCLSICAKLKLHQTAVKIYKIQGARLASVGYLYEALYCYTEAGDYTRLTKLAWEIFEKILVGELEDETLITKIRSNEISEPALRQALSPLALLDEFLQKKDQPSFRNLFQLLNFKYLPKHYKMSLVVLIEPYLEKRVLKTEELVELIKVLNGFEKEADDETLAAAQKLCSRQVPNFDLKQELLSVRKKIGYEMSLNFL, translated from the coding sequence ATGTCACTTCTAAAACCGAATGGCGGGACTCAACTTGCTGAACCGGAGGACTTGGACTTTGAGATTGAAATTGATCCACAGACGCAATTACCAATTACAAAACTTCCTTATGATGATGCACCCATTGCTAAAAGTGATCTCAGCTGGCTGAAGAATGGACGCACTTTGCAATTTTCGCTGGACAAGGCACACGACAATGGAATGCTGTTTTTGGCGTCCCGAGACGAGAACAAGATGGAACCTTTGAACGACCGTGAGCGGAAACTTTATCCATTTGGAATACCTTCAAATATAGACACTTCTGAGGAGTACGTCAAGTTCCTCACCAAAACGTACCGCACTTTTGAGCCGCTACTGACAAACCAAGCATACAAGCATTTCAGtgatgatgacgaagaCATGACATTTGGCGTGTTAAGCAAAATTGAAGAGAATCGGAAAGATAAAAAACAGACGTTACAATCCATTATCACAGCCATGGTGGAAAACCTCAAAAGCTTAATCTCCATTAAGTCCAAGCTTGATCCTAATTTCGAGGAAACTTTCATTTTCAATTATGAGGAGATTCTCAACGTCCTCAACTTACTGAATGCTGTGCatttctccaacaaggaAGAGAGAATCGCCTTACTTTCTGTTTGGATCAACCGCGCCGATATACAGccagacgacgagcttTTCGAAGAGGTGATGAGCTTTGAGCACCCTTATAAAAACTTCCTCTTCTGGTCCACGTATATGAAGAAACTTTTGCTCCGtgggtttttcaaagaggCTTTGGAAGCGCTGGACAAAAGCAACTGGACCGATTTGAAACACGAAGATGCTAATCTGTTTAACGTCCTGACcgatttcaagaaccttTTGGAGTCCTACGATATGCTCAGGTTCTCTGTCGATTCTAAGGAGTTTCTGATCTGGAAACAAATGATGGTCGAGCTGCGTGAGAGAGTCAAGTCGCTGAGTTTCTCCGAGGCAGGACTGGCTTCAGAGGTGTCTGAACTTATCACGATCATGTCCGGATCTTCAAATAGTATACTAGAGGCCTCCAGTACATGGTATGAAGCACTTTATGCGCACTATCTCTACCAGCTGCCGTCCATGGAGCTCCTCGATGAGTATCTTCAAGTGTCCATTGATAAATACCCGCCTGAAACCACTCAGTCCTGGGAAACCATGTGCATTGAGCTGTTGCAAGGAAAGTTTCTGTCTGTGATCAGCTCGATTGAGTTGCTTGACAAGTCAATTGCCACGTTCGTGGTAGTTCTTATGGCCTCTGCTGGTCTTTTGAAAGGATACTTGTCTGTTGTGTCATTCACAGAGGCATCCCTTATTTCGACAATTGACCAGATGCTGGAGGACTTATCTTTCTCATATTTGACCCATCGCCAATTGTTTCCGATTGGTGTCGGAATCTTGATTCTTATCAACAACTCAAATTCCAGAGAAATCGTTTCTGAGCTTCTTCCCAGATACCACATCACGAGCAATGATGATTTGGAGTGGTGTCTATCGATTTGCGCCAAACTTAAACTGCATCAAACAGCAGTGAAAATATACAAGATCCAGGGTGCAAGACTGGCCTCAGTAGGGTATCTATACGAAGCTCTATACTGTTACACTGAGGCAGGGGACTACACGCGACTGACTAAGCTGGCGTGGGAAATCTTCGAAAAGATACTGgttggcgagctggaagacgAAACTTTGATAACCAAAATTCGGTCCAACGAGATTTCAGAGCCTGCTCTGCGACAAGCACTAAGTCCACTGGCTCTTTTGGACGAGTTTTTACAAAAGAAAGACCAACCGAGTTTTAGAaatcttttccagctgctgaatTTCAAGTATCTGCCGAAACACTACAAGATGTCGCTGGTGGTACTGATAGAGCCgtatttggaaaagagagTGCTAAAGACCGAGGAGTTGGTGGAACTTATTAAGGTTCTGAACGGGTTTGAGAAGGAGgcggacgacgagactCTCGCCGCGGCCCAGAAGCTTTGTTCGCGGCAAGTGCCGAATTTCGATCTAAAACAAGAACTTCTTTCGGTACGCAAAAAAATTGGCTACGAGATGAGTTTGAATTTTTTATAG